Proteins encoded in a region of the Bacteroidota bacterium genome:
- a CDS encoding glycosyl hydrolase: MKKILGITLIAMMLLPVIQVSGAKKKTNEVSFSYNEKLFNAMEWRSIGPFVGGRSDAVTGISGKPNLYYFGSTGGGVWRTIDAGNSWENISDGYFGGSIGAIAVSEWDNNVLYVGGGEKTVRGNVSSGSGMWKSVNAGKTWESIGLLESRHISRIRIHPKNADLIYVAAMGDLFKSSEERGVFRSKDGGKSWEKILFANENAGAVDLMMDPNNPRILYASTWRIRRTPFSLESGGEGSYLWKSTDGGDTWKNISENSGLPKGVWGIVGVTVSPVNSDRIWAIIENESGGVYRSDDGGDNWQKLNDDRALRQRAWYYSRIYADTKDADMVYVLNVNYHRSKDGGRTFERFNAPHGDHHDLWISPEDNQKMIIADDGGAQVSLTGGENWSSAENHPTGQFYRVVTDNHFPYRIYGAQQDNSTVRIAHRTSGGSIGERDWENTAGSESAHIAVDPLDNDIVYGGNYGGYIQRLNHRTGENRAVNVWPDNPMGHGAEGMKYRFQWNFPIFFSPNNPKKLYTASNHLHVSYDEGHTWEIISPDLTTNNPEKLKSSGGPITQDNTSVEYYCTIFTACESPYEKDLLWAGSDDGLLHVSRDGGKSWTNVTPKGMPELMMFNSIDPDPFVKGGAYVAGTRYKLGDNEPYLYKTKDYGQTWEKITTGIDPNHFTRVVRADPMKAGLLYAGTENGMYISFDDGSNWQTFQLNLPIVPITDLTIKDNNLIAATQGRSFWLIDDTTPLHQLSDEVANSKFYLYQPTASWRVGGRGRGRASSSAGQNHPGGVMLHFYLKEKGEKDKVCLEIFEEDGDLISKFSTNPDKKAKEEKLEIEAGMNRFIWNMMYPGADSFQGMILWAASMNGPRALPGRYKARLTVNEEISETIFEILKDPRTEASMTELQAQFDFLISVRNKLSETNNAITNIREARKQINLVTGNMKGDDFKEINDKAKNILKAMKEVEEALYQTKNQSGQDPLNFPIKLNNKLGHLSSLASTGDNPPTASAIAFKKEVTAAIDVELNKLKEVFETEIPSFNKMVKEKDVDAVILNK, from the coding sequence ATGAAAAAAATTCTGGGCATAACTCTTATTGCTATGATGCTTTTACCGGTTATTCAGGTTTCCGGTGCTAAAAAGAAAACCAATGAAGTTTCATTTTCATATAATGAAAAACTATTTAATGCCATGGAATGGCGGTCGATTGGACCTTTTGTCGGGGGCAGATCAGATGCTGTAACGGGAATTTCGGGTAAACCTAACCTATACTATTTTGGCTCTACAGGTGGAGGTGTTTGGCGAACCATAGATGCCGGAAATAGTTGGGAAAATATTTCAGATGGATATTTTGGAGGTTCAATTGGGGCTATTGCTGTCAGCGAGTGGGACAATAATGTTCTTTACGTGGGTGGAGGTGAAAAAACAGTTCGTGGCAATGTCTCGTCAGGTTCAGGAATGTGGAAATCTGTTAATGCCGGAAAAACATGGGAATCTATTGGACTTTTAGAATCAAGACATATTTCAAGAATCAGGATACACCCAAAAAATGCTGACTTAATTTATGTGGCAGCAATGGGCGATTTATTTAAATCATCAGAAGAGCGTGGAGTATTCCGTTCAAAAGATGGTGGAAAAAGTTGGGAGAAGATTTTATTTGCGAATGAAAATGCCGGAGCAGTTGATTTAATGATGGATCCTAATAATCCACGTATTCTTTATGCCAGTACCTGGCGTATCAGAAGAACTCCGTTTAGTTTGGAAAGTGGAGGTGAAGGTTCATATTTGTGGAAAAGTACGGATGGGGGAGATACCTGGAAAAACATTTCTGAAAATTCGGGATTACCTAAAGGAGTATGGGGTATTGTGGGTGTTACGGTTTCACCGGTTAATTCAGATCGTATCTGGGCCATTATTGAAAATGAAAGCGGCGGTGTTTATCGCTCGGATGATGGTGGTGATAACTGGCAAAAACTGAATGATGATAGGGCTTTAAGGCAACGTGCCTGGTATTACTCTCGTATTTATGCCGACACAAAAGATGCCGATATGGTGTATGTTTTAAACGTAAATTATCATCGATCAAAAGATGGAGGGAGAACCTTCGAAAGATTTAATGCCCCTCATGGAGATCATCACGATTTATGGATTTCCCCTGAAGATAATCAGAAAATGATTATCGCTGATGATGGAGGCGCCCAGGTAAGTCTTACCGGAGGCGAAAATTGGTCATCTGCAGAGAATCATCCAACCGGACAATTTTACAGGGTTGTTACGGATAATCATTTCCCATATCGAATTTATGGAGCACAACAGGATAATTCAACAGTAAGAATTGCTCATCGCACATCAGGTGGATCAATTGGTGAAAGGGATTGGGAAAATACTGCAGGTTCTGAAAGTGCGCATATTGCTGTTGATCCCTTAGACAACGATATCGTTTATGGAGGGAATTACGGTGGATATATCCAAAGATTGAATCATCGAACAGGTGAAAACAGAGCAGTTAATGTTTGGCCCGACAATCCAATGGGTCATGGTGCCGAAGGAATGAAATACCGCTTTCAATGGAATTTCCCGATTTTCTTTTCTCCAAATAATCCAAAAAAGCTATACACCGCGTCTAATCATTTGCATGTTTCCTATGATGAAGGCCATACCTGGGAAATTATCAGCCCAGATTTAACCACCAACAATCCTGAAAAACTCAAATCATCTGGCGGGCCAATAACTCAAGACAACACCAGTGTTGAATATTATTGTACCATTTTTACCGCATGTGAATCTCCTTACGAAAAAGATTTACTTTGGGCTGGATCGGATGATGGGTTGCTTCATGTGAGTAGAGATGGCGGGAAATCGTGGACCAATGTTACCCCAAAGGGGATGCCCGAATTAATGATGTTTAATAGCATCGATCCAGATCCGTTCGTAAAAGGAGGAGCTTATGTCGCCGGAACGCGATACAAATTAGGCGATAACGAACCTTATCTTTATAAAACAAAGGATTACGGTCAAACCTGGGAAAAAATCACAACAGGAATTGACCCTAATCATTTCACCAGAGTTGTTAGGGCCGATCCTATGAAAGCTGGATTACTCTATGCCGGAACCGAAAATGGAATGTATATTTCGTTTGATGATGGATCGAATTGGCAAACCTTTCAATTAAACTTACCCATTGTCCCTATTACGGACTTAACAATAAAAGACAATAACTTAATTGCTGCAACCCAAGGTCGTAGTTTTTGGTTAATTGATGACACTACCCCTTTACATCAACTTAGTGATGAAGTGGCTAACAGTAAGTTTTATTTATATCAACCAACGGCAAGTTGGCGTGTTGGTGGAAGAGGCCGAGGAAGAGCAAGTAGTTCTGCCGGTCAAAATCATCCCGGAGGAGTTATGCTTCATTTTTATCTAAAAGAAAAAGGGGAAAAAGACAAAGTATGCCTCGAAATTTTTGAAGAAGATGGTGATTTGATCAGTAAGTTTAGTACCAATCCTGATAAAAAAGCCAAAGAGGAAAAATTAGAAATCGAAGCCGGTATGAATCGGTTTATTTGGAACATGATGTATCCTGGTGCGGATAGTTTTCAGGGGATGATCCTTTGGGCCGCATCAATGAATGGACCAAGGGCATTGCCTGGAAGGTACAAAGCCAGACTTACAGTAAACGAAGAAATAAGTGAAACAATATTTGAGATTTTGAAGGATCCAAGAACCGAAGCTTCCATGACAGAATTACAAGCCCAATTCGATTTTTTGATATCTGTAAGAAACAAATTATCGGAAACCAATAATGCCATCACAAATATCCGTGAAGCCCGAAAACAAATTAATTTGGTTACAGGTAACATGAAAGGGGATGATTTTAAGGAAATAAACGATAAAGCAAAAAATATCCTTAAAGCAATGAAAGAAGTGGAAGAAGCCCTTTATCAAACAAAGAATCAGAGTGGACAGGACCCTTTGAACTTCCCGATTAAATTGAACAATAAATTAGGGCATTTAAGTTCGTTGGCATCAACTGGTGATAATCCGCCTACTGCATCTGCCATTGCTTTTAAGAAAGAAGTAACTGCTGCAATTGATGTTGAATTAAATAAATTAAAAGAGGTCTTTGAAACAGAGATTCCTTCGTTTAATAAAATGGTGAAGGAAAAAGATGTGGATGCAGTAATCTTGAATAAATAA